The Cervus canadensis isolate Bull #8, Minnesota chromosome X, ASM1932006v1, whole genome shotgun sequence genome contains a region encoding:
- the LOC122434292 gene encoding spermatid nuclear transition protein 3-like, translating into MTNATRKPRQSRGVAMRFASRKNGTKKTLCQRRGRGGVKARNMTMRVRRPLQGTFRKKIRSYATQSTKLKKTRKANCFFSRCGRKKSNRSRKRYQTVRQSQGRRQNPKRK; encoded by the exons ATGACTAACGCAACCAGGAAGCCACGGCAGTCAAGAGGAGTTGCCATGCGGTTTGCTTCAAGGAAGAATGGAACAAAGAAGACCCTTTGTCAAAGGAGGGGCAGAGGCGGTGTCAAG GCACGAAATATGACCATGAGGGTCAGAAGACCTCTACAAGGTACCTTCAGAAAGAAAATCCGATCGTATGCTACTCAATCGACAAAGCTGAAGAAGACAAGAAAGGCAAACTGTTTCTTCTCTCGCTGTGGACGTAAGAAATCGAATCGAAGCCGGAAAAGGTACCAAACTGTGAGGCAGAGtcaaggaaggaggcagaatccAAAGAGAAAATAA